From the Rhizomicrobium palustre genome, the window CGACCACACCACCGTGCTGCATGCCTGCCGCCGGGTGGAAGCGCTCTGCAATGAGGACGCCCTCTTCAAGCAAGAGGTCGATTTCTTGAGCCAGATGCTGTCGAAACTGAACTAGGACTTGGGAAAACTGCACTAAATCTTGGGGAGTACGGGTCTTTCCCCGGTTTAGCCAAGTAAAGGTGAATACTGCGAAGTAAAAGACGAAACAGTATTTGACCCCAACGGACCCAAGACCCGGGGTTGGTCATTAGACGGATCAAGTCATCCGTAAGCTGATAAACCTTCGGGCGAACCGCCCGCTCTTCGAGATCCGGAGAGCGGGCGTTTCTTTTACGGCCAAGCCCCCCCCTTCCCGCGCCCCACGCCCCGGCTTAAGCTTGGGCAAAGAGGCGCGCCATGCCCAACACCCTGCTGCACAAGGCCCAAGCGCTGCACCGCGCCGGAAATATCGCTGCGGCGCTTGAGGCCTATCGCGACGCGGCCCTCAGCGGCGATGCGGCCTGCCGGGCCCACTGCCTGCGCCACATCGGCGATCTTGCCCTAACGCTTGGCCTTGCCGCCGAGGCCGAGGCGGCGCTCAGCGAGGCCGAAACTCTTTACCGCAACACCGTGCCCAATAGCCTTGCTTTGGCCAATACACTGCGCCTGCGCGCCCTTCTGACCGGCGCCCCCGCGCAGTGGCGCGCGGCCAAAGCGGCCTATCACAGCGCCGCCGCGCAAACGGGTTTGGATTTGCGCGCCGCGTTCGACGAATGCGACGCCCATCTGGCGCCGGACGGGCAAGCCTCGAAAGACTAGCGCCGGGACGCCGGGGGAAGCCGAACGGACTGGCTGTAACCGGACAGATTATGTCCACACACGCACCGCCCCAGACCGATAATTGTTATGCCGCGCAGAGGGAGGGGGGAGTATCCTGCCCGTTCCTTTCACCTCCCCCTCGCTTGCCACGCCAAAGCCGAAGGCGACGGCGGGCGGGGAGGTCGGAAAACGCAGAGCGTTTTCCGGGTGGGGGGCTCCCCTTGAAAACCCCAAAACGCAAAACGCGAATTTAAATCCCGATTTTTCCGCGTAACCCTCTGGCGAGCAGCAACAATCGCCTTGCTACCAGCCTGCACCAGGCCGCCCAGAGCTGCGCGGACCATCACACCACCACACCCTGTCAAACAGCCCGGCGCGCGAAGCGCCAACTCCTAGAGATGGGAACCCAGCCCTCGCCCCACAAGCGGTGGCGGCGAGATGTAATGGCGCGGACAGAAAACGATCAGGCGGCGATGAGGCGCTTCAACTCGGTCTCGAAATCAAGACAGAGCTGCACGGCTTCCTCTTCCGGCAGCCAACGCGACATCTGGGTTCAACGTCCGATTTGCGGCGCAGCCCAGCCATTCTGGTTAGGGCCGTGATGCGCCAACACACGACATTCGACTGCAACGGCTAGGCGCGCCAGTCCACTGGCATTCCGTCGATGCTCGATCCGAAGAAGCGCTCTGCATATGCGACGACGGCTTCAGTCGGTGAAGCGAAGTTTTGAACCCCTATTACCTCAGATCTCATTACGCCGGATTCGGCTTTCCATGTAATTGAGCATGATCCGTCGGGGTTAGCCTCGATCAAGCCTCCGTCATAAGGGGCATCTCGGCCCCATTTGGGCGGAAACGTGCCTCGCTCTATTAGAACTGAAAGAATAGCCGAGCGAAGCAAACTTCCCGGCACCGGGTCGGCGCCAAAGGCTGCCCGCTCCGGCATGCTCAGGTGAAACGTGGACACTAACTTGCGTGCAAGTTCTTTGAGGTCGGAATTGTCAGTCACACGCCACGCCCTTTGCAGTCCATCGCGTCAATTTCAGTCATTATGAAAGAAGTTTACCCCCGATGCGGCGCGGCGTGAACTTCCGCTATTGGCGCATTCTGGGCGACTGGCCTACGTCCAAAGTTACACCGATTCCAGACTCTGCCCTGAAGGCTATCTTGCGCCAAAACCCACCATTTGGTCATTGCAAAACCGGAACCAGTTGAGGCCGTTATGCGCGGGCGTTAGTCTTCCATTCTGGAACGGGGAGCAAATATGGGGCAGAGGAACGAAGATGATCGAGCGCAAGCGTACAAGCTTGGGCTTTGGATGTTCACCCTGATCGGTGCCTTGATGATCGTTGTTACTGCTATTCCGGCGTACATCATGTTCGGGATGGCAATTGGCCCATCTATCTCTGCGCATCAGTTTTTTCCGCAGAATTGGTTCCAGATTCCAGCGTGGCTGCTCGAGATAGGAGGCATAACGATGCCGTTTGTGTTGCCTGCCGTGATTTTTGCTGCGTGGTCGTTCTACACGGAGCGAAAATACATGGCGCAGCGATGTACAATGGGAATCGGACTGCTGTGGCTAGCTCCGGGTGCTTTCGTCCTATTCGCTTTCATGAAGTGAATGAGCACGTCGCCTGTCGCTATGTCCGGATCTGGCGCAATCCGGGCGGCGCTTGGAGGGGATGACTATCTTGGGAGGTCGTCGAACTTCGGAGTATCTACCAATAGATCTTCCCAGGCTGCTCGACTGGAGAAGCAGATGTGTGCATTCGGGGAAATAACAATCTCGTCATCCAGGCTTCCCGCAGGCACTACGAGCAAAGTGCCCTCCATCTGCACACTCGGCAAAGCCGATCCGCATTCAGAACAGAAACTCTTCGCATGCCGCGTTGCAGGGATTTGATAGTGCCTGATTTTGTCTTGACCCGAGTGCCACACTACGGTCGCCGTTGATGAAAACAGGTTCGACGCATGCACGGACCCTGTATCCTTTCGACAGCGGCGGCAGTGGCAAAGGAAAAAGCTTTCGAAGTTTCCCCGGATTTCAAACCGAACTGCACCGCATTGACAGGAACCGGATGTCACGACCGTCATCTCTATGGACTCGCTTGGTTGGGTTTTGAATGGCGCGCGGGCCGGTTGCGGAACATGGGAATACGATAAAACCTCACCGCCCAAAAGGCGAACCCGGAAGGACCGCTTTTGGCGCAAGGTCGCCGTCAGGGCAAAGTCTGGAAACGGTGTAACTTCGGATCTAGGCGGGTTGCCCGGATTGCGCCAAATTTGGCCATGGCTCGCGACAGGTCTGCAATGAGTTTGTATGCTCTGTTCGCTGGTTGGTGGGGGTAAAGTGGATGGGGAACATTTGCTGGCGCAGGCTTGCCGTGCTCGCGATATGCATCGGCATGATGTCGGGTCCAAGCATGGCTTCGGATTGCGATCCGGATTCTTGGATGGCTCCCCCTCCTTTACCCGAAAATGGCCAGGAGGTTACCCCTTTACCGGCTTACCACGAATTCCAGATTCCGATCCAAAATGAGGGGCGTGCACTTGCACTTCTGTCTGCGCAATCAATAGTTTCCTTGGACAGAGAGACGCTCAGCCAACTGCTTCCGGATACGAAGTTCCCAGACGCGGGAGGAGTTCAGCCGTATCTAGTACGCGCGGTGGCGCTAGATGAGCCGCTGGGGAGTGTCCACGCGGGATTACTCGGTCAGGCACTCTTGATGGAATACAACGGTCCCATTGTTCGTGCGCGGTCCATTCATCGGGCCTTTGTGCTCTTCCTACGGGTGCCGCCCACCAAGGTGTACGTGATGATCAGACTATACGGATAACCACTGGATAGCCGTTTAGTACTGCCTGCAATGTCCGCAGGTGGCGCAACCTGGACTGATGCCACGGGCTTGAAACGACTGGAACGGAGGCAAAGCGGACCTCTGGAGCCGTGTCAAAGCGCCATCTCCTAGAGAGGGGTATCCAGCCCCTGCCCCACAGCGGCAACATGTTGTAATGGCGCGGACAGGAAATGATCCGGCGGCGTTTCAACTCGGTCTCAAAATCAAGGCGGTGCTGCGCGGCTTCGTCTCACGATGCGCCAAAGCTGAATATCGCTCACCCATGCTATTTACTTGAATGGAATTTTCTTGGGGGTGGGAGTGCACGCAAATTGGAAAGGAAATTTTGTCCGTCGCGATGGATTTCTTGAGGCGCCAGCGGCGGACCGCTCGCTTTTGCGCCTCATCCTATTCGTAGCGTTGTTCGTGGTGCTCGCGACCGCTGCCGGCTGGATTGCCATCCGCGCAGGCGCTCTGTTGGGAGCATTGTTGGATGCGCAGTTCACCGCGCCAAAAGGGCAGCTCGATTTCAAGCTCCTCTACGAGTCGCGACTGCACGGCTGGATGGTTTGGGGATCGGATTTGGGAGTGGTTGCCGATAACCTTCCAACATTTGCGTGGTATTTTGCCATCTCTGCTGTCTTTGCGCTCCTGCTCAGACGCCTTTACCGGCGCCCCCTCAAGACATGGATCACAGCATCGGCATCATTCCGCTGGCGGCTATTCTGGGCGGGGCTGATACTCTTTGGCGTGGTCTATTCGGCGGGACTTGCTTTGCAAGGAACACTAGCCCCCGCGGGGTATAAGCCTGCTTTAGGATGGCTCCGGGGCGAGCCTTGGAACGTCGCCATCTTTCTGGTCGCGATGTTTTTCATGGTGTCGTTTATGGCGGCGGCGGAAGAATTCCTCTTCCGGGGCTGGCTACTCAAGGAGCTGACCGCATTCGTTCCGAACTATTACTTTGTCTTTCTCGTAAGTAGTGCGGCGTTTGCCTTGGCTCACCGTCAATTCGAGTTCTATCGGATGGCGCAACTTTTCTTGGGCGGTATAGCCCTTGCCTGGGCCGCGGCGCGCCTGGAGGGGCTCGAGTTTGGCATCGGGCTGCACACCGCATGGAACATGTCGTTTGCACTCGTCGGGCAGGACCGGTCGGTTAAAATCGATTGGCATCCAGGTGAGCGATTTCTGCCAAAGATGATGGGTTCACCGCTATCTGCAGCCGAGTGGGCCGTGCTCATCGCGCTTTCATTAGCCGCGCTGGCCTTGGTCGAACTCGTGTTTCGTTGGCGCTTATTGCGCAGCTTACTTCGGTTGGATGCACAATAACTGCAGGCTGGCTGATTGCTGCTGAAGTGCTCAAAGCACGCAAGAGTGATCGAGACAGTAATAACACCTCAGCCTGCCCCCCTTCGTCTGGCATCGCTCGCGCGTCGCCAGACACTTCCCCCGCAAGCGGGGGCAGAAAAGAGGGGCGATGTGGGCGTTGAGGATTGAGGATCATCTCGAGCGCTTCCCCCTCACCCGGTCCGCCTAAGACTTAGCTGCGCTAAGCCTAAGGCGAACCTCCCTCTCCCCCGTTGGGGCGAGGGGAAATTCCGACGAGGCTGCGCGCCCGGCCTATCTTCGTCCCACATACTTAAACCTACTCTTCGCCCCCTAACCCCCTGTGGCCGCTGGATTCTTCGGGGGGCGGGTGCTATGGTACCGCACTTGAGTCTGGTTTTACCGATCTCAACAGAATCAAGGCCTTAACGGCGTCCTGGGGGCGGCTTGTGAAGGCGAATCGATAGTCCAATGCGAGGCGCCGAGGGGGGACCGTGTGACGCGGCCCATCGCCGTCCCGCCAATTCGCCCTAGAGGGGCCCTCGCGATCACCGCTTTAGCGGCCAGCGAGCCCAGGCGGGCCATAAGGGTGTGATACGGGCCATGAAGATCAACGTCGAACGCGGCGCCTTCCTCAAAGCACTGAGCCACGTCCAGAGCGTCGTCGAACGGCGCAATACCATTCCAATTCTCTCCAACGTCATGCTGGACGCCGCCAAGGGCCAGGTGAAGCTGACCGCGACCGATCTGGATATCGAGATCGTGGAGGCCCTGCCCGCCGATGTGCTGCGCAACGGCGCCGCCACCGCGCCCGCCCATATGCTGTATGACATCGTGCGCAAGCTCCCCGATGGCGCCATGGTGCAGGTCGAGCTGACGCCCGGCGATGCGGCGCGGCTGCAGGTCTCTGCCGGATCGGTGCGCTTCGAACTCGCCTGCCTGCCGAAGGAAGACTTCCCGCAGATGGCCGCGGGCGCCCTGCCCCACCGCTTCCGTCTGGCGGCGAATGATCTGAAGCGCATCATCGACAAGACCCGCTTCGCCATCTCCACCGAGGAGACGCGCTTCTATCTCAACGGTATTTACCTGCACGCCTTCAAGGACGGCAAAACCGCTGCCCTGCGCGCCGTGGCGACGGACGGGCATCGCCTCGCCCGCTATGAGCTGGAGCTGCCCGATGGCGCGGGCGATATCCCCGGCGTGATCGTGCCGCGCAAAACCGTGGCCGAGCTCCGCCGCCTTCTGGACGATAGCGATGGCGCCATCGAAATCGCGCTCTCGGACACCAAGGTGCAGTTCGCTTTCGGCGGCATCGATCTGACCTCCAAACTGATCGACGGCACCTTCCCCGATTATCAGCGCGTCATCCCGGCGGGCAACGACAAGGCCCTCAGCCTGGAAGCCAAGGAATTCGGCTTGGCGGTCGATCGCGTTTCCACCATCTCGGCGGATAAGACCCGCGCGGTGAAGCTGATGCTGGGCAAGGATATGGTGACGCTCTCGGTGGTGAACCCTGAAAGCGGCACGGCGACGGAAGAAGTCGGCGCCAATTACGCGGCGACGCCGATCGAGATCGGTTTCAACGCCAAATACCTCCTCGATGTGATGGGCCAGATGGAAGGCAAGCAAGTGCGCTTCCTGCTGTCGGATGCGGGCTCGCCCACCGTGATCGAAGACACCGACGATAACCGCACGCTGTACGTGCTCATGCCGATGCGGGTTTGAGGAAATACCCTGTCATCCCGGACGCGCCCGAGACGATGCGAAATTCTGGCACGCGGGCGCGATCCGGGACCCACTCGGAAATCTGACAGGTGCGCAAGTGGGTCCCGGCTCTGCGTCCTTCTTCGCGCGGCGCGCTTTGAAGGACTTGGCCGGGATGACAGTTAGGACGTGAATGGAAACTGAGCGTCAACCCGACGAAAGCGCGAAGGCCACCGCCCGGCTCGCCGTCACGCGGCTGCAGCTCACCAATTTCCGCTCTTATGCGAGTGCCGCGCTGAATGTCAGCGGCCGTCCCGTGGTGCTGGCGGGGCCCAATGGCGCGGGCAAAACCAATGTGCTGGATGCGCTCTCCCTGCTCTCCCCTGGGCGCGGGCTGCGTGGCGCCAAACTCTCCGACCATGTGCGGCGCGGGCCTTCTGCGCCGTCTGAAGCCTTGTGGGCGGTGGCGGCCAGCGTGACGCGCACGGGCGAAAGCTATGATATCGGCACCGGGCTGGCGGTGGGCCCTGGCGGCGGCGAAAAACGCATCGTGCGCCTGAACGGCGTGACCCAGACCAGCGCGGACCTCGGCGATGTCGTGCAGATGACCTGGCTGACGCCCGCCATGGACCGGCTTTTCACCGAAGCCGCATCCGGGCGGCGGCGCTTCATCGACCGGCTGGTGCTGGGCTTCGATCCCGCCCATGGGCGACGGGCGCTGCGCTATGAGACCGCCATGCGCGAACGGGCGCGCCTGCTCAAATACGGCCCGCGCGATCCGATGTGGCTGGACAGTCTGGAAGCGCAACTTGCCGAGAGCGGCACAGCGATGATGGCGGCGCGGGCCGAAACCGTGACGCGTCTGAACAGGATGCTGGCCGAGCGCGGCGAGAAAGGTGCCTTCCCTTGTGCGGAACTCGCCATGACCGGCGATGCCGATACCCTCTTCCTCGAATATGGCGCCGAAACCGAAGCCCGGCTGAAAGAGGCTTTCGCGCGCGCCCGCGTGATCG encodes:
- a CDS encoding GFA family protein, with the translated sequence MTVVTSGSCQCGAVRFEIRGNFESFFLCHCRRCRKDTGSVHASNLFSSTATVVWHSGQDKIRHYQIPATRHAKSFCSECGSALPSVQMEGTLLVVPAGSLDDEIVISPNAHICFSSRAAWEDLLVDTPKFDDLPR
- a CDS encoding CPBP family glutamic-type intramembrane protease, which gives rise to MHANWKGNFVRRDGFLEAPAADRSLLRLILFVALFVVLATAAGWIAIRAGALLGALLDAQFTAPKGQLDFKLLYESRLHGWMVWGSDLGVVADNLPTFAWYFAISAVFALLLRRLYRRPLKTWITASASFRWRLFWAGLILFGVVYSAGLALQGTLAPAGYKPALGWLRGEPWNVAIFLVAMFFMVSFMAAAEEFLFRGWLLKELTAFVPNYYFVFLVSSAAFALAHRQFEFYRMAQLFLGGIALAWAAARLEGLEFGIGLHTAWNMSFALVGQDRSVKIDWHPGERFLPKMMGSPLSAAEWAVLIALSLAALALVELVFRWRLLRSLLRLDAQ
- the dnaN gene encoding DNA polymerase III subunit beta gives rise to the protein MKINVERGAFLKALSHVQSVVERRNTIPILSNVMLDAAKGQVKLTATDLDIEIVEALPADVLRNGAATAPAHMLYDIVRKLPDGAMVQVELTPGDAARLQVSAGSVRFELACLPKEDFPQMAAGALPHRFRLAANDLKRIIDKTRFAISTEETRFYLNGIYLHAFKDGKTAALRAVATDGHRLARYELELPDGAGDIPGVIVPRKTVAELRRLLDDSDGAIEIALSDTKVQFAFGGIDLTSKLIDGTFPDYQRVIPAGNDKALSLEAKEFGLAVDRVSTISADKTRAVKLMLGKDMVTLSVVNPESGTATEEVGANYAATPIEIGFNAKYLLDVMGQMEGKQVRFLLSDAGSPTVIEDTDDNRTLYVLMPMRV
- the recF gene encoding DNA replication/repair protein RecF (All proteins in this family for which functions are known are DNA-binding proteins that assist the filamentation of RecA onto DNA for the initiation of recombination or recombinational repair.), with protein sequence METERQPDESAKATARLAVTRLQLTNFRSYASAALNVSGRPVVLAGPNGAGKTNVLDALSLLSPGRGLRGAKLSDHVRRGPSAPSEALWAVAASVTRTGESYDIGTGLAVGPGGGEKRIVRLNGVTQTSADLGDVVQMTWLTPAMDRLFTEAASGRRRFIDRLVLGFDPAHGRRALRYETAMRERARLLKYGPRDPMWLDSLEAQLAESGTAMMAARAETVTRLNRMLAERGEKGAFPCAELAMTGDADTLFLEYGAETEARLKEAFARARVIDAEAGQTTFGPHRSDLAVRHTVKRADAKECSTGEQKALLVSIILADAWELSRARDGHAPLLLLDEIAAHLDERRRAALFDEIVALGAQAWMTGTDLSLFEHLIGRADIFAVDNGRFELRE